The DNA sequence GGAAGGAGAAGGACAAGATCAAGGTCCTGCTCGCCGAGAGTTACCTCTGCTTTGGGCAGTTTTTTCACGGACAAAACCTCCGCACGCCCGATTATCGGCCCGTACTGGAGGATATCTACTCCTTCTATCAACAGCATGAAGGCTTGTTCATCAGACCCGGCAAGACGCTTTTTCGCAGGAAGGCCTCCATTGTCGATGATCTAGAGCGCATTCTGGATAAGCGGATCAGTATCCAATATGATTGGCGGAATTTCTGGACCAGTTTTTTCCACAACTCCCTTCTTTTCCTTGATCTGATCTTGTTTGTGCATTGGAAAGAGCATCCACCCGAGCATCCCACTCAGGCTTTGAAAACCCAACAGCAGTTGATGCGGGTCAATATTCTCCGCGTGATTGCTGCGGCTGCCCATGCCGAAGACGATGTAAAGCCAGAGGAACGAGAGCTGTTCAATTACTTCCTACAATCGGCTCACCTGCCCGCACCCCTCAAGCGAAAAGCCGCTACCTTTATCCGGGATGGCGTAAATCTGTCAGAAATCGACACCGTCGAGGGAGATAGCTGGATCATGAATAAATACTATCTCGAACTTGCGATCTTGACCACTTGGGCCAATCGGAATATATCAGAAGCAGAGCGGGTTTTCTTACGGAAATTGGCGCACCAGTTGGACTTGACCATGTGGGATCTCGACCATAGTATGAAATCCGTAAAGCTCTTTGTCCAGACACATTGGAATCAAGTTCACTATCTCCAGATCAAGCAGAATTACCGGATTGTCAGTGAACAAATGATCCGAGAGTTTCAGCTGTTGGTAAAAAAGAACCAGCGCATGATCGGAGAAGAAATCTCCCAAAGCAAAGAGTTGGTGGTACTTTTGCGCAAATCCACTCGTACAGGTTTGACAGAGCGGGAGAAGGAAAAAGTGAGACGCCAGCTGTTGGATATCCTGCGCACCATTCCGACATTTACCCTTGCCTTGCTTCCAGGAGCATTCATCACCCTTCCGATTTTGATGCGGGTAATTCCCAAACACATCCTCTTTCCAAGTTCCTTTGTGGAAAATCTCCCAGAGGAAAAACCCTCCTCCAAACCTTCGAAGAAATAGCGTATCTACAGCACAATGGTCGCTAACATCCATGGGTGCCAATTTGGACACATTTCATATTTTACCTGTTTTGAACATTCCCAAAATCAAATAGGTCGCCGAATACGCATGATAAAACCCATGATCTTGCTGTTCTTCATACAATAGTGCGGAACCAGCTTGACATCTCGTGCTCCATCGACCCAGCGCACCTATTCCCTTTCCACGTCTTCTGTTGATGGAGGTCTTTTTCGTTTCAGGTCTGGCGAAAATTCCTTTGGAGGATTTGAATAATGAATGATGACAAAATCGGCAACCACACATCTCTTTGACGATCGCTTGATGGAGGAGGCGTGCAAGTCAAAACGAGCGTCAATACCGATCTCCACCAAATCCCAATTCATGTAAAATCAGATTATTCACAAATCAAACTATTTAGATATTTCCGAGTTAGAATTATCATACGAATCAACGGCAACAATCATCATCCCATGTTCAGGATCGAATCTCTCGTTTGTATTTCCTTGCTCATGACCTTCGTCTGGCACCCATTTTTGGCCCAGCAACCTCATACGATCTCGACCCAAGAATTGGCCTATCAGCATCCCAACCAATCAGAGATAGGGTTTATCGCCAATCCCAACCTTCTGAATGACCCTAAACGAAATTCCAAAAGCGAGTCAAACACCGCTAATCTGCCAGCAGGCTATTCCTTGCCACTGCCAACTGACGGATTCTGGAATAAATCCCCTGCGAGTCGTCCGCATTCATTCATGGCCATGACCACCCCAGAAGGGTTTGTCAAACTCAAATGGAGTTCAGACGATGTGGCAGCCAATCAATCCATGCTCATCGAAAGATCCCAAGATGGTGTGCATTTCCATGAGCTATTTAGATTCGAAACGGCAAACAACCCTGATGGTGCATCCTATTCTGTCATGGACTACACCCCCAGATCTGGCCAAAATTTCTATCGGATGAACGAGGTTACCACCGAAGGCCAATCGGTATCTAGCGCGGTGGTCATGATCAAATGTCAGCTCGTCAAAGTGACCAAGCTCCAGGTATACACAAGTCCAAACGCCCAGCAAGTCATTGTCCATAGCCCCAAGCGGATCGAGCAAATCAAGGTTATGGATGACCAATGGCGGACTTTGGATCAGGCTACCACCACCCAATCTGACGGGTTTCGGACCGTGGTGGACCTGAGCATGCTTCCATCAGGACCATATTTGATCGGCGTAAAAGCCCAAGGGCAGAAATTGTCGACCCACATGGTCATCAAGCAATAGGCTAGCATACCGGTTTGCCTATTCGGCAGGCTCTCTACATTTCCTATCCTTGAAATTCTATACCTTGGAGGTATGTTGAGAGCCTACTCTTACCCTGTTCAACAGCGAATTCAGGAAAGTCCTGATACGGTTTCCCTGATTTTATCGCAACCGTTGGTCGACCGGATCACCTATACTCCGGGTCAATACATCACCCTTCAAGTGGAATTAGAGGGCGTTTTGTATTACCGAAACTACTCGCTGTCCAGTGCACCGCAGATTGATCGACATTTGAGGATTACGGTCAAGCGGAAATCAGGGGGGAAAGTTTCGCCTTACTTGGTGGATGAAGTACAGGTTGGAGATGAGCTGACCTTTTTGGCACCGACGGGAGACTTCCGATTGGAAACTGCCACCAAGAACAATCGCCACGTGGCGTTTTTCGGTGGGGGTTCAGGGATGGCTCCGCTCATGTCCATGATCAGATGCCTACTGTACGATGAGCCAGCCAGCCGGGCCAGTTTGATAGATGTTCACCGAACTCAGCAAGATCTATTATTTCACACGACCCTATCGGAATTGCTTCAGGCGTTTCCCGATAGGTTTTTTGTACATCACTTCATCACCCAGCCACGGGACTCCATAGAATTCCCTCACCAAGTAGGCCGTCCGAAAGATCCGTGGCTTGAGAGTTGGTGGCACGCGCAGGCGGCTGATAGGCCGGAGACGGTGTATTTGTGTGGTCCAACCCCTTTCATGGATCAAGTCGAACGCGTACTTACGCAGGTAGGAGCTTCCCCCTCCTTGTTCACCAGAGAAAGCTACGAAGCCGATATCGAGCTCGAAACCCAACGGATTCCCGGAGGAAAGTCCCATGCAGTCACTATTCACGTAGGCGATCATACCCATCATATTCAGGTCCCAGCCGGGGCCACCATCCTCGATGCCGCACTGAGCAAGGGAATTTCCCTGCCATATTCCTGTAAGCGAGGCACCTGTTCAACTTGCATGTCCAAGATTGTCAAAGGTCATTTGATCATGGAAGAACCTTCAGCACTTTTGCCGTTCGAAGTCGAGCGGGGGAAGGTGTTGATTTGTCAAGCACGACCAACGGATGATGAGGTAGAGATCCGGGTAGGCTGGTGAATCAAGAAACCTGCAACATTCTCGACAAAAGCCGTACATTTGCAAAAATCGCTGAAACATGATCCAAACGGATATTTGCATTGTGGGAGCGGGTCCTGTCGGCCTGTTCGCTGTGTTTGAAGCTGGTCTATTGAAGATGAAGTGCCACTTGGTGGACTACCTACCCCAGACGGGCGGCCAGCTGACGGAGATTTACCCAAAGAAACCGATTTATGATATCCCCGGATATCCATCGGTATTGGCTGGAGATCTGATCACCAATCTCGAAGAGCAAATCGCACCATTCGAACCGACCTATACCTTGGGCGAACGAATGGAAAAGCTGGAAAAGCAAGCTGACGGCTCCTTTATCCTGACTACTTCCGAGGGGACAGAAATCCACTCTAAGGTCGTCGTGATTGCCGGAGGGTTGGGGTGCTTCGAGCCACGCAAGCCCGTCTTGGATCGACTCGATGAATTTGAGCGTAAAGGGGTCGATTACATTGTCAAAGACCCTGAGAAATATCGCGACAAGAAGGTCATCATCGCAGGTGGTGGAGACTCTGCACTTGACTGGACGGTATTTCTGGCAGATGTGGCTTCTGAAGTTTCACTGATTCACCGACGCGAGGAATTCCGCGGTGCTCCAGACACTGCCCAGAAAGTCATGCAATTGGCAGAGGAAGGCAAGGTCAAGATCTATCTGAATTCTCAAGTATCTGAGCTCTCAGGAGACGAACACCTTTCTGGCCTTGAGATCAAGCAGAAAGACGGAACCATCCACCAAGTTGATGTAGACTATTTTATCCCATTGTTTGGCCTGAGTCCCAAATTGGGACCGATCGCTGAATGGGGGCTGAATATCTCCAAGCGCGCCGTGGAAGTAGATACCAGAGACTATTCCACCAATGTACCGGGTGTATATGCAATCGGTGATATCAACACCTACCCCGGAAAATTGAAGCTTATTCTGTGTGGTTTCCACGAAGCTGCCCTGATGGCTCATAGCGCATTTTCGTATATTTATCCCGACAAGAAATCCACGTTGAAGTACACAACGGTTACTGGAATTTCTGGCATGT is a window from the Pontibacter sp. G13 genome containing:
- a CDS encoding iron-sulfur cluster-binding domain-containing protein; amino-acid sequence: MLRAYSYPVQQRIQESPDTVSLILSQPLVDRITYTPGQYITLQVELEGVLYYRNYSLSSAPQIDRHLRITVKRKSGGKVSPYLVDEVQVGDELTFLAPTGDFRLETATKNNRHVAFFGGGSGMAPLMSMIRCLLYDEPASRASLIDVHRTQQDLLFHTTLSELLQAFPDRFFVHHFITQPRDSIEFPHQVGRPKDPWLESWWHAQAADRPETVYLCGPTPFMDQVERVLTQVGASPSLFTRESYEADIELETQRIPGGKSHAVTIHVGDHTHHIQVPAGATILDAALSKGISLPYSCKRGTCSTCMSKIVKGHLIMEEPSALLPFEVERGKVLICQARPTDDEVEIRVGW
- a CDS encoding NAD(P)/FAD-dependent oxidoreductase, whose amino-acid sequence is MIQTDICIVGAGPVGLFAVFEAGLLKMKCHLVDYLPQTGGQLTEIYPKKPIYDIPGYPSVLAGDLITNLEEQIAPFEPTYTLGERMEKLEKQADGSFILTTSEGTEIHSKVVVIAGGLGCFEPRKPVLDRLDEFERKGVDYIVKDPEKYRDKKVIIAGGGDSALDWTVFLADVASEVSLIHRREEFRGAPDTAQKVMQLAEEGKVKIYLNSQVSELSGDEHLSGLEIKQKDGTIHQVDVDYFIPLFGLSPKLGPIAEWGLNISKRAVEVDTRDYSTNVPGVYAIGDINTYPGKLKLILCGFHEAALMAHSAFSYIYPDKKSTLKYTTVTGISGM